A window from Fragaria vesca subsp. vesca linkage group LG5, FraVesHawaii_1.0, whole genome shotgun sequence encodes these proteins:
- the LOC101294669 gene encoding pentatricopeptide repeat-containing protein At5g46460, mitochondrial-like, whose amino-acid sequence MLRVPASFRNLRFPHFPLSRSTSRNNLSQCLVGFMYHTKLSASSYKSLLSDHLRNHRLDEAILLFNTIPSPGADMFTKMITGYARRGRLDDALKLFDEMPQRDVVSWNAMIKGCLDCDDLGKAKELFDEMPEKSVVSWTTMMNGYLQFGEFEMAECLFQKMPARDVAAWNSMIHGCFSYGRVDDANKLFEVMPGKNAISWTSMIAGLDQNGRSEEALVVFGEMVASGVQATLTTFGSVVTACANSGSLDLGVEVHGQIVKLGYCFDVFLAASLITLYANCNQIENSHKVFKESVHRNVVVWTALITGCGSNSKHDDALKVFRDMMISGVLPNQSSFTSALNSCLGLEHLHRGKEIHATAVKLGFETDAFVGNSLIVLYTKCGNVNDGVAVFKRIGEKNVVSWNSTIIGCAQHGRGKWALALFNQMLRADVGPDEITLTGLLSACSHSGMLQKARGFFKVLSQTKYIEMKKEHFTCMVDVLGRFGELEEAEEFIRNMPVQETKMAWLTLLGACRLHSNLDVAERAAKNIFDIEPNCSAACVLLSNIYASANRWSDVSRIREKMKYGGTVKQPGSSWFT is encoded by the coding sequence ATGCTCAGAGTTCCCGCCAGTTTCCGAAACCTTAGATTTCCCCATTTTCCACTCTCACGTTCTACTTCCCGCAACAACCTATCCCAATGCTTGGTGGGTTTCATGTATCACACCAAATTGAGTGCCTCATCTTACAAGTCACTGCTCTCCGATCACCTCAGAAACCATAGACTAGATGAAGCTATCCTTCTTTTCAATACAATCCCTTCTCCCGGTGCCGATATGTTTACCAAAATGATAACGGGCTATGCGCGACGGGGTAGGCTTGACGATGCCCTGAAGCTGTTCGATGAAATGCCTCAGAGAGATGTGGTCTCGTGGAATGCGATGATCAAAGGTTGTTTGGATTGTGATGATTTGGGTAAGGCTAAGGAGCTGTTTGATGAAATGCCGGAGAAGAGTGTGGTGTCGTGGACGACCATGATGAATGGGTACTTGCAGTTTGGAGAGTTTGAAATGGCAGAGTGCTTGTTTCAGAAAATGCCCGCGAGGGATGTGGCTGCGTGGAACTCCATGATTCATGGATGTTTTAGCTATGGAAGAGTAGATGATGCTAACAAGTTGTTTGAGGTGATGCCTGGGAAGAATGCCATTTCGTGGACTTCCATGATTGCTGGGCTTGACCAGAATGGGAGGAGTGAGGAAGCTTTGGTTGTTTTCGGAGAGATGGTGGCGTCTGGCGTACAAGCCACTTTGACCACATTTGGGAGCGTGGTGACAGCTTGTGCGAATTCGGGGAGTTTAGATTTAGGTGTAGAGGTTCATGGTCAGATTGTCAAGTTAGGGTACTGCTTTGATGTATTCTTAGCTGCTTCACTTATAACACTTTATGCAAACTGCAATCAAATAGAGAATTCTCACAAGGTTTTTAAGGAGAGTGTGCATAGAAATGTGGTGGTATGGACAGCTCTTATAACAGGATGTGGATCGAATTCTAAACACGATGATGCATTGAAGGTTTTTAGGGATATGATGATCTCAGGAGTCCTCCCCAATCAATCTTCTTTCACTAGTGCTCTGAATTCATGTTTGGGATTGGAACATCTCCATAGGGGAAAGGAGATACATGCCACAGCTGTTAAGTTGGGTTTTGAAACTGATGCCTTTGTGGGTAATTCTCTCATTGTCTTGTATACCAAATGTGGAAATGTAAATGATGGAGTTGCTGTATTTAAGAGAATTGGTGAGAAGAATGTTGTCTCATGGAACTCAACCATCATTGGATGCGCGCAACACGGTCGTGGAAAGTGGGCATTGGCTCTCTTTAACCAAATGTTACGGGCAGATGTAGGCCCCGATGAAATTACATTGACTGGGTTGCTCTCTGCATGTAGCCATTCTGGAATGTTGCAGAAAGCAAGAGGCTTTTTCAAAGTTTTATCTCAGACTAAATATATTGAAATGAAAAAGGAGCACTTTACATGTATGGTGGATGTCTTGGGACGATTTGGCGAATTAGAAGAAGCGGAGGAGTTTATTAGAAACATGCCTGTTCAAGAAACTAAGATGGCTTGGCTAACTTTACTTGGTGCTTGTAGGTTGCATTCCAATTTGGATGTGGCTGAAAGAGCAGCAAAGAACATTTTTGATATAGAACCGAACTGTAGTGCTGCGTGTGTTTTATTGTCGAATATATATGCTTCTGCAAATAGATGGAGCGATGTAAGCAGAATACGAGAGAAGATGAAGTATGGTGGAACTGTAAAACAACCGGGTTCGAGTTGGTTTACTTAG